In Candidatus Eremiobacterota bacterium, a genomic segment contains:
- a CDS encoding MFS transporter — protein MASVPMTENSRNSYLVLFLCSLGMASMGVTIQALTPVSHEVQGALGIDYGSLGFLMGAISIPGIFLSLPGGLLADRAGSRGLLLAGWAFMGGGALLFAIKPSYGILCAARILAGLGCSLVSVLLPGLIEGAFKGKSLGSAMGIFNAALPVGSILTLTTFAFLAAGMGPFRLFLFPAACAFLCFILFLFFLPGGREGSRSHALSLPGTGPLWLLALVVLFANMATMGYVTIAPSYFHERGTPPAWTGTMLSAVLWGSLLLSPVAGYLTTHRAMGKLLLAGGCFLQGLGLAAIPFDATPLTGDLFLLAMGSGLVMTPVYVLVPRVVKAGQVNTGFGIIFSSMMCGCLAGPYCAGKILDGPGGFAAGFMLLGALSAGAALSALLLGKSHFPSGNALHPGMHESAAEIRGDDEVEEGEGNAEAEKN, from the coding sequence ATGGCTTCTGTTCCTATGACAGAAAACAGCAGGAACTCTTATCTGGTGCTTTTTCTCTGCTCCCTGGGCATGGCCTCCATGGGGGTCACCATCCAGGCCCTTACGCCCGTGAGCCACGAGGTGCAGGGCGCCCTTGGCATCGATTACGGCAGCCTTGGCTTTCTGATGGGCGCCATTTCGATCCCTGGAATCTTTCTCTCCCTTCCGGGTGGGCTCCTGGCGGACCGGGCAGGGTCCAGGGGCCTCCTTCTTGCCGGGTGGGCCTTCATGGGGGGAGGGGCCCTGCTTTTTGCCATCAAGCCCTCTTATGGGATCCTCTGCGCGGCGAGAATACTGGCAGGCCTCGGGTGCTCCCTTGTGTCGGTCCTTCTTCCAGGCCTTATTGAAGGAGCTTTCAAGGGGAAGAGCCTGGGGTCTGCCATGGGCATCTTCAATGCCGCCCTCCCGGTTGGCTCGATTCTTACCCTCACCACCTTCGCCTTTCTTGCCGCCGGCATGGGACCTTTCCGGCTTTTCCTTTTTCCTGCCGCCTGCGCTTTTCTCTGCTTTATTCTTTTTCTCTTTTTCCTCCCCGGCGGGAGAGAAGGCAGCAGAAGCCATGCCCTCTCTCTGCCCGGTACAGGACCTCTCTGGCTGCTGGCGCTTGTGGTGCTTTTTGCCAATATGGCCACCATGGGATATGTGACCATAGCACCCTCCTACTTCCATGAGAGGGGAACGCCCCCTGCCTGGACAGGCACCATGCTCTCGGCAGTGCTCTGGGGAAGCCTTCTTCTCTCGCCTGTGGCAGGCTACCTGACTACCCACCGGGCGATGGGAAAGCTTCTCCTTGCGGGGGGATGCTTTTTGCAGGGCCTCGGGCTTGCGGCAATCCCCTTTGATGCGACCCCCCTCACGGGGGACCTGTTTCTCCTTGCCATGGGGTCGGGGCTTGTGATGACACCGGTGTATGTCCTGGTGCCCCGGGTGGTGAAGGCCGGCCAGGTGAATACGGGCTTTGGCATTATTTTTTCCTCGATGATGTGCGGATGCCTCGCCGGACCTTATTGTGCCGGGAAGATTCTTGACGGCCCGGGAGGATTTGCGGCAGGCTTCATGCTTCTGGGCGCTCTTTCGGCAGGAGCGGCCTTATCAGCCCTCCTGCTGGGAAAGAGTCATTTCCCTTCAGGAAATGCGCTTCATCCTGGCATGCACGAAAGTGCGGCAGAGATAAGAGGTGATGATGAGGTTGAAGAGGGAGAAGGCAATGCCGAAGCAGAGAAAAACTAA
- a CDS encoding tetratricopeptide repeat protein, translating to MYRKKKSAMEKDIYLEKFLLIFGCSVDSSGVTVNHEKGQSSIPWDSLTHAFLVYFKKKGIHNVPFFLLKAREFPQYFLLDGSALGSMKLMFEGVILMRRISIKRAAVKSSPIDDEFRDVVSRICGKFSWTFVDGPLRDFLKQGTASLPLCATLEELATYCDKVVNSSQGISEEAPASKDYLKEIQTLTGPITSREEWREGRIIDNRYIIQQVLMGGMGIVYVALDNLRARFYAIKTFQEKYLWEETVIQQFIREAEIWINLGKHMNIVQAERVMQREGKPYIILEYIQGSDLDTLLKEGLLAVHTSLDYALQFCDGMHYAFQRLGLVHRDIKPSNCFITRDQVIKISDFGLGKIVYESTKERKGFSLSAEKDKDVLASAAMVGTLPFMAPELFTDIKSASIKTDIYAFGVMLYQMLTGLNPFLDDDPTEVIERHLTLFPDDPSQVNPEVPPAMKAIVDKCIEKDPQDRYNDFSEITRDLREVFKSVTGSDFVQKSGENTFSEEDWIKKGLSLASLKLHREAIITFNEAFKLNNRSPAIIHKGISLSALGEYEKALEAFDEFQKLHPDYWKVWYHKGDTLRQCGNYEEALSHLEKAMSLTSQHGIIIGAIGKVMEEQGKLTEALEYYDKALEKSESMAEVWDYKGVLLMRMQRYPQAQEAFSEAVELNPRYLEAWFHRGLAFYELGFFSEAIKAHNLVLSLDGEYVPSLMGIGDCYRELREYTRSLDFYQKAISVDPESLPAQLAKVRLLVEASRYEEALDYINTLYEKNRENDQLLAELVQVYFELGLYNESYELCRDLQKRDRGNFRLALLLKCTRNWLAELRRLMEDIEECDALEKSFILKDLNTLLCVTCSVDGAKELLRYYLEHDDEPDTVLHLYLAFLEKMSGDNEKALSYIDRLNEASKKDDAEALNMKKVIMDSFEEKSSGLKFFSLGREEKRSPQEWMVFGIEKLHKNELKEALEAFQKALGKDPHLHACWYFGAKVFEAMGNSEEANRYFNNFIQSFPQSPGFYRELIKGAGDSMDFESCATAHRRWIGYFPDDHRGWISYLKLMASHGYREQARILAMEIITTYSGRWFLGKSSREYLFVYGLLLLFIERFKGAAEIFEALLKEYPDECPSAFALARIKMQSGKLSEAESLLKKLSAVEDVSLLALYELASLYLRENLPDKAFKVINDGIALRKSSFELLFRKAEVLCGQQNYTDGLELAYKLCMADKKFIPALLLHNSMLMAKKRPSTDLLTRALPVNQKNLYLLKAIAFTSFTLEEYGKTIAGLDLAVTWNRLDRECLLAQGIAHYRTGSFTEAFASFQKAAEVTYRNLDLWLYLGAVNYHLGNEALSETFFRQALLQDNISPPALVNLGVLLYEKGSLLEAQQWAEKAIRLKNDYGPAWHLRARCLRAYGNLEEAEKSIESALRALPDALPVWVLRGVILMEQKKISEGMLCFKKASEMAPKEPAVWFNLALIAFIDNKIDHAFKCVNQALLLFPLFFEALFLNSLCLLRLEKISKSQECMRKAEEVDEEKAKRWQKLQAIQNNVLAPLKGLELAREPFSLPGIPTVVIPDPVSIFDLEYPEEIIPIVKEFQSP from the coding sequence GTGTACAGGAAGAAAAAATCGGCAATGGAAAAAGATATCTACCTTGAGAAGTTTCTCCTCATTTTCGGCTGCTCCGTGGACTCAAGCGGTGTCACGGTGAACCATGAGAAGGGACAATCCTCGATTCCATGGGATTCCCTTACCCATGCCTTTCTTGTCTATTTCAAAAAGAAGGGTATCCACAATGTTCCCTTTTTTCTCCTCAAGGCCAGGGAGTTTCCCCAGTACTTCCTCCTTGACGGGAGCGCCCTGGGCTCAATGAAGCTCATGTTTGAGGGTGTAATCCTTATGAGGCGCATCTCCATAAAGCGCGCAGCAGTGAAGTCGAGCCCCATTGATGACGAGTTCAGGGATGTGGTCTCAAGGATCTGCGGGAAGTTCTCCTGGACCTTTGTGGACGGACCTTTGCGGGATTTTCTCAAGCAGGGCACTGCGTCCCTCCCTCTCTGCGCCACTCTGGAAGAGCTTGCCACTTACTGTGACAAAGTGGTTAACTCCTCCCAGGGCATCTCTGAAGAGGCGCCGGCCTCCAAGGATTATCTCAAGGAGATACAGACTCTTACGGGCCCCATAACCTCGAGGGAGGAGTGGAGAGAAGGCAGGATAATCGATAACCGTTACATTATTCAGCAGGTCCTCATGGGCGGCATGGGGATAGTCTATGTGGCCCTCGACAATCTGAGGGCCAGGTTCTATGCCATCAAGACCTTCCAGGAAAAGTACCTCTGGGAGGAGACGGTGATCCAGCAGTTCATAAGGGAGGCTGAAATCTGGATCAACCTCGGCAAGCACATGAACATCGTGCAGGCAGAGAGGGTGATGCAGCGTGAGGGAAAGCCCTACATCATCCTTGAGTATATCCAGGGCAGCGATCTCGATACGTTGCTGAAAGAAGGGCTCCTCGCTGTTCATACGTCCCTGGATTACGCACTGCAGTTCTGCGACGGCATGCACTATGCTTTTCAGCGTCTTGGCCTGGTACACAGGGACATCAAGCCTTCAAACTGTTTTATCACAAGAGACCAGGTTATAAAGATTTCCGATTTCGGCCTGGGAAAGATTGTCTATGAGTCCACAAAGGAAAGGAAGGGCTTCTCGCTCAGCGCAGAAAAGGACAAGGACGTGCTGGCATCGGCGGCGATGGTGGGCACTCTCCCTTTCATGGCGCCGGAGCTTTTTACCGATATAAAGAGCGCCAGCATAAAGACCGACATCTATGCCTTCGGCGTCATGCTCTACCAGATGCTCACGGGCCTGAACCCGTTCCTTGATGACGATCCTACCGAGGTCATTGAAAGGCACCTGACCCTTTTCCCTGATGATCCCTCACAGGTCAACCCCGAGGTGCCCCCCGCGATGAAGGCAATCGTCGATAAATGCATCGAGAAGGATCCCCAGGACCGGTACAATGATTTCAGCGAGATCACCCGGGACCTGAGGGAGGTTTTCAAAAGCGTTACCGGCAGTGACTTTGTCCAGAAGAGCGGCGAGAACACCTTCAGCGAGGAAGACTGGATCAAGAAAGGCCTCTCGCTGGCTTCACTGAAGCTTCACAGGGAGGCCATAATCACCTTTAACGAAGCCTTCAAGCTCAACAACCGCTCGCCTGCCATCATTCACAAGGGCATCTCGCTCTCGGCCCTCGGTGAGTATGAAAAGGCCCTCGAGGCCTTTGACGAGTTCCAGAAGCTCCATCCCGATTACTGGAAAGTATGGTATCACAAGGGTGACACCCTCAGGCAGTGCGGGAATTACGAGGAAGCCCTCAGCCACCTGGAAAAAGCCATGTCCCTCACCTCCCAGCATGGCATTATCATCGGTGCCATAGGGAAAGTGATGGAGGAGCAGGGAAAGCTCACCGAAGCCCTTGAGTATTATGACAAGGCCCTGGAGAAGAGCGAGAGCATGGCCGAGGTCTGGGATTACAAAGGCGTGCTTCTCATGAGGATGCAGCGGTATCCTCAGGCCCAGGAGGCCTTCAGCGAGGCGGTGGAGCTCAACCCTCGTTACCTTGAGGCATGGTTTCACCGCGGCCTCGCTTTTTATGAGCTAGGGTTCTTCTCTGAGGCCATCAAGGCCCACAACCTGGTGCTCTCCCTCGACGGGGAGTATGTACCGAGCCTGATGGGGATTGGTGACTGTTACCGGGAGCTCAGGGAATACACCAGGTCTCTCGATTTTTACCAAAAAGCCATCTCAGTGGACCCTGAGAGCCTTCCCGCACAGCTGGCCAAGGTCCGCCTCCTGGTCGAAGCATCGCGGTACGAGGAGGCCCTGGACTATATCAATACCCTGTATGAGAAAAACAGGGAGAATGACCAGCTTCTAGCCGAGCTTGTGCAGGTGTATTTTGAGCTCGGCCTGTACAATGAAAGCTATGAGCTCTGCAGGGACCTTCAGAAAAGGGACCGGGGGAACTTCCGCCTGGCGCTTCTGCTGAAATGCACCAGGAACTGGCTCGCCGAGCTGAGGCGCCTCATGGAAGACATTGAGGAATGCGATGCCCTGGAAAAATCCTTCATCCTGAAAGATTTGAACACCCTGCTTTGCGTGACCTGCAGCGTGGACGGGGCAAAAGAGCTTCTCCGCTATTATCTTGAGCATGACGACGAGCCCGACACCGTGCTCCATCTTTACCTGGCCTTTCTGGAGAAAATGTCAGGAGATAATGAGAAGGCCCTCTCTTACATTGACCGTCTTAATGAAGCCTCGAAAAAAGATGACGCCGAAGCCCTGAATATGAAAAAGGTCATCATGGATTCCTTTGAAGAAAAGTCCTCGGGCCTGAAGTTCTTCTCCCTGGGGAGGGAGGAGAAGAGGAGTCCCCAGGAGTGGATGGTCTTCGGTATCGAAAAGCTCCACAAAAACGAGCTGAAGGAAGCCCTTGAAGCCTTTCAGAAAGCTCTTGGGAAGGATCCCCACCTCCATGCGTGCTGGTACTTCGGAGCCAAGGTCTTTGAGGCGATGGGAAACAGCGAGGAGGCCAACAGGTACTTCAACAACTTCATCCAGTCCTTTCCTCAGTCTCCCGGCTTTTACCGGGAGCTCATCAAAGGCGCCGGAGACTCCATGGATTTTGAGAGCTGCGCCACTGCCCACAGAAGGTGGATTGGCTATTTCCCTGACGACCACCGCGGCTGGATATCATACCTGAAGCTCATGGCCTCCCACGGGTATCGTGAGCAGGCAAGGATCCTCGCCATGGAGATAATCACCACCTATTCCGGGCGGTGGTTTCTCGGGAAATCCTCCCGTGAATATCTCTTTGTCTACGGGCTTCTCCTCCTCTTCATTGAACGTTTCAAAGGAGCAGCGGAGATTTTTGAGGCTCTTCTGAAGGAATACCCCGATGAGTGCCCCTCTGCCTTTGCGCTTGCCAGGATAAAAATGCAGTCAGGGAAGCTCTCCGAGGCGGAGTCGCTTCTGAAAAAGCTCTCCGCGGTAGAAGATGTCTCCCTTCTGGCTCTCTATGAGCTTGCATCGCTGTATCTCAGGGAAAACCTCCCAGACAAGGCCTTTAAAGTCATCAATGATGGCATTGCCTTGAGGAAGAGCTCCTTTGAGCTCCTCTTCAGGAAAGCCGAGGTGCTCTGCGGGCAGCAGAATTACACCGATGGCCTGGAGCTCGCGTACAAGCTCTGCATGGCCGACAAGAAGTTCATTCCCGCCCTTCTCCTTCACAACAGCATGCTGATGGCCAAGAAAAGGCCTTCGACGGACCTCCTCACGCGGGCCCTCCCGGTGAACCAGAAAAACCTCTATCTTCTCAAGGCCATTGCCTTCACCTCCTTTACCCTGGAGGAGTATGGCAAGACCATTGCCGGCCTTGATCTTGCCGTCACCTGGAACAGGCTCGACAGGGAGTGCCTGCTTGCGCAGGGAATTGCCCACTACAGGACGGGGAGCTTTACGGAGGCCTTTGCCTCCTTTCAGAAAGCTGCCGAAGTGACTTACAGGAACCTGGATCTCTGGCTCTATCTGGGTGCCGTGAATTACCATCTCGGCAATGAGGCCTTGTCAGAGACCTTCTTCAGGCAGGCCCTTCTGCAGGACAATATCTCCCCCCCTGCGCTGGTGAACCTGGGAGTGCTGCTCTATGAGAAAGGGAGCCTTCTCGAGGCGCAGCAGTGGGCGGAGAAAGCCATAAGGCTCAAGAACGACTATGGACCTGCATGGCATCTGAGGGCCCGGTGCCTCAGAGCTTACGGAAACCTTGAGGAGGCTGAGAAAAGCATTGAAAGCGCCCTCCGCGCACTGCCCGATGCCCTTCCCGTCTGGGTTCTGAGAGGGGTGATCCTTATGGAGCAGAAGAAGATCAGCGAGGGCATGCTCTGCTTCAAAAAGGCTTCCGAGATGGCTCCCAAGGAGCCTGCGGTGTGGTTCAACCTTGCCCTCATCGCCTTTATTGACAACAAGATTGATCATGCCTTCAAGTGCGTGAACCAGGCCCTCCTGCTGTTTCCTCTCTTTTTTGAGGCCCTCTTTCTCAACTCCCTCTGCCTTCTCAGGCTGGAGAAGATCTCGAAGTCGCAGGAATGCATGAGGAAAGCCGAAGAGGTTGACGAGGAGAAAGCCAAGAGATGGCAAAAGCTGCAGGCCATTCAGAACAATGTGCTTGCCCCTCTCAAAGGGCTTGAGCTTGCCCGGGAGCCTTTCTCCCTTCCCGGCATTCCGACAGTCGTGATCCCGGACCCGGTGAGCATCTTCGATCTCGAATACCCTGAGGAGATAATACCCATTGTGAAGGAGTTCCAGTCTCCCTGA
- a CDS encoding zinc ribbon domain-containing protein, whose product MPIYCYRAEDPAHSCEHCIETFEVVQKMSDAPLGECPLCRAKVERIITSFYSFTNKTKDLLSDKSLSRMGFSKFVKEEKGKYRKVT is encoded by the coding sequence ATGCCAATTTACTGTTACAGGGCTGAAGATCCCGCCCACTCGTGCGAGCATTGCATTGAAACCTTTGAGGTGGTGCAGAAAATGAGCGACGCCCCCCTTGGCGAATGCCCCCTGTGCAGGGCGAAAGTGGAGCGGATAATCACCTCTTTCTACTCATTTACCAACAAGACAAAGGATCTTCTCAGCGACAAGTCACTTTCCCGCATGGGCTTCAGCAAGTTTGTCAAGGAGGAGAAGGGGAAATACAGGAAAGTGACATGA